A single window of Modestobacter italicus DNA harbors:
- a CDS encoding 30S ribosomal protein bS22 — MGSVIKKRRKRMAKKKHRKLLKKTRVQRRNKK; from the coding sequence ATGGGTTCGGTCATCAAGAAGCGCCGCAAGCGGATGGCGAAGAAGAAGCACCGCAAGCTCCTCAAGAAGACCCGCGTCCAGCGGCGCAACAAGAAGTGA
- a CDS encoding helix-turn-helix domain-containing protein, with the protein MRTPDRPLVVSAVVSEGVVGSFGLGVTTEIFGYDRTAMGLPRFDYALVTEEPGVVRTDTGLAMLVDAGLDRLAVSDIVTLTAWELFERVPSPALIDAVRAAHDRGAIIVSQCTGAFVLAHAGLLDGCRATTHWRYAGELAARFPAVRVDPSVLYVDCGRVLTGAGTAAGVDTLLHLVRREWGAAAANALARDMVVPPHRDGGQAQFIDTPVARCEDDLLGVVLEWARAHLAEDISVESLARRALMSPRSFARRFKATTGTTPHAWLLGQRLAAAEGLLEDSDAPVEEIARLVGFGTAAGLREQFARRRGVSPRAYRQTFRAAASAGTAPVQLHRHWPGAGGVRGDEAGVEAGLGQPA; encoded by the coding sequence ATGCGCACACCTGACCGCCCCCTCGTCGTCAGTGCCGTGGTGAGCGAGGGGGTCGTCGGCAGCTTCGGGCTGGGTGTCACCACCGAGATCTTCGGCTACGACCGCACCGCGATGGGCCTGCCGCGGTTCGACTACGCGCTGGTCACCGAGGAGCCGGGGGTCGTCCGCACGGACACCGGGCTGGCGATGCTGGTCGACGCGGGGCTCGACCGGCTGGCCGTCTCCGACATCGTCACGCTCACCGCCTGGGAGCTGTTCGAGCGGGTGCCCTCACCGGCCCTCATCGACGCGGTGCGCGCCGCGCACGACCGCGGCGCGATCATCGTCAGCCAGTGCACCGGCGCCTTCGTGCTGGCCCACGCCGGATTGCTCGACGGCTGCCGGGCGACCACGCACTGGCGCTACGCCGGCGAGCTGGCCGCCCGGTTCCCGGCGGTGCGCGTCGACCCGTCGGTGCTCTACGTCGACTGCGGCCGGGTGCTCACCGGCGCCGGGACGGCGGCCGGCGTCGACACGCTGCTGCACCTGGTGCGCCGGGAGTGGGGCGCGGCCGCGGCCAACGCCCTGGCCCGGGACATGGTCGTGCCCCCGCACCGCGACGGCGGGCAGGCCCAGTTCATCGACACCCCGGTCGCCCGCTGCGAGGACGACCTGCTCGGCGTCGTCCTGGAGTGGGCGCGGGCCCACCTGGCCGAGGACATCAGCGTCGAGTCGCTGGCCCGCCGGGCGCTGATGAGCCCGCGCAGCTTCGCCCGCCGGTTCAAGGCCACCACCGGGACGACGCCGCACGCGTGGCTGCTCGGCCAGCGGCTGGCCGCCGCCGAGGGGCTGCTGGAGGACAGCGACGCCCCGGTGGAGGAGATCGCCCGGCTGGTCGGCTTCGGCACGGCGGCCGGGCTGCGCGAGCAGTTCGCCCGGCGCCGCGGGGTCTCCCCGCGCGCCTACCGGCAGACCTTCCGGGCGGCCGCCTCAGCCGGGACGGCGCCGGTGCAGCTCCACCGGCACTGGCCGGGGGCTGGCGGGGTGCGGGGCGACGAGGCCGGCGTCGAGGCGGGCCTCGGTCAGCCGGCGTAG
- a CDS encoding helix-turn-helix domain-containing protein, which translates to MPQRATIQTTRPGVPAPRQMGRPISAASLSRPVPAAHPASVPVGRPAQVPAPRAAVAFLTVAEVAAIMRVSKMTVYRLVHGGELSAVRVGRSFRVPERAVHDYLREAYTDIA; encoded by the coding sequence ATGCCCCAGCGCGCCACCATCCAGACCACCCGCCCGGGTGTCCCCGCTCCGCGCCAGATGGGCCGGCCCATCTCGGCCGCCTCGCTGTCGCGTCCGGTGCCCGCCGCCCACCCGGCCTCCGTGCCCGTCGGCCGCCCGGCCCAGGTGCCCGCGCCCCGCGCCGCCGTCGCCTTCCTGACCGTCGCCGAGGTCGCCGCGATCATGCGGGTCTCGAAGATGACCGTCTACCGCCTCGTCCACGGCGGCGAGCTCTCCGCCGTCCGCGTCGGCCGCTCGTTCCGCGTGCCGGAGCGCGCCGTGCACGACTACCTGCGTGAGGCCTACACCGACATCGCCTGA
- a CDS encoding Ppx/GppA phosphatase family protein, translated as MRLGVLDVGSNTVHLVVVDAHRGAHPTPMHDDRWVLKLAEHVGKDGKLSKAGEKALLNAVQQAKRQAADRRCDELLAFVTSAIREADNGAAVLRRVREQTGVELQVVTGEDEARLTFLAVRRWFGWSAGRVLVMDIGGGSLELAAGVDEDPEVALSVPLGAGRMTRQFLPAAETGGRPDLRALARLDEYAEEVLAPAGKELLGAGEPEFAVATSKTFRTLARLAGAAPYAAGLTVPRELTATGLTQVIGFVSRIESAALAELEGVSAQRAHQVPAGAVVARAAMRAVDVPFVRICPWALREGIILRRLDQLEGA; from the coding sequence ATGCGACTCGGGGTGCTGGACGTCGGCTCGAACACGGTGCACCTGGTGGTGGTCGACGCGCACCGCGGCGCGCACCCGACCCCGATGCACGACGACCGCTGGGTGCTGAAGCTCGCCGAGCACGTCGGCAAGGACGGCAAGCTGTCGAAGGCGGGGGAGAAGGCGCTGCTCAACGCGGTGCAGCAGGCCAAGCGGCAGGCCGCCGACCGGCGGTGCGACGAGCTGCTGGCCTTCGTCACCTCGGCCATCCGCGAGGCCGACAACGGGGCGGCGGTGCTCCGCCGGGTCCGCGAGCAGACCGGGGTCGAGCTGCAGGTGGTCACCGGCGAGGACGAGGCGCGGCTGACCTTCCTGGCGGTGCGCCGCTGGTTCGGCTGGAGCGCCGGGCGGGTGCTGGTCATGGACATCGGCGGCGGCTCGCTGGAGCTGGCCGCGGGGGTCGACGAGGACCCCGAGGTGGCGCTGTCGGTGCCGCTGGGGGCCGGGCGGATGACCCGGCAGTTCCTCCCGGCAGCCGAGACCGGGGGCCGGCCGGACCTCAGGGCGCTGGCCCGGCTGGACGAGTACGCCGAAGAGGTGCTCGCACCCGCCGGCAAGGAGCTCCTCGGCGCGGGTGAACCGGAGTTCGCGGTCGCGACGTCGAAGACCTTCCGGACGCTCGCCCGGCTGGCCGGCGCCGCGCCCTACGCCGCCGGGCTGACCGTCCCGCGGGAGCTGACCGCCACCGGGCTGACCCAGGTGATCGGCTTCGTCTCCCGGATCGAGTCCGCGGCGCTGGCCGAGCTGGAGGGCGTGTCGGCGCAACGCGCGCACCAGGTCCCGGCCGGCGCCGTCGTGGCGCGGGCCGCGATGCGTGCCGTGGACGTACCGTTCGTCCGGATCTGCCCCTGGGCGCTGCGGGAGGGGATCATCCTGCGCCGCCTGGACCAGCTGGAGGGAGCGTGA
- the proC gene encoding pyrroline-5-carboxylate reductase, translating into MITAGRTGLAIIGGGKIGEALLAGLVRQAGSGDGVVVVERSPQRAAELAARHGTAAVDLAEAAARSRVLLLAVKPQDIDGLLALLAPHVTAEHLVVSVAAGVPTSRIEAALPAGTPVVRVMPNTPALVDAGMSVISAGAHAREEHLDEAEALLSPVGQVRRVPEGQQDAVTALSGSGPAYFFFLVEAMIDAGILLGLPRAVAADLIVQTAYGSAVMLRESGEHPVQLREAVTSPGGTTIAAIRELERHGVRAALIAAIEAAHDRSVALGRAAD; encoded by the coding sequence ATGATCACCGCGGGGCGGACGGGCCTGGCCATCATCGGCGGCGGCAAGATCGGCGAGGCGCTGCTCGCCGGCCTGGTCCGCCAGGCGGGCAGCGGGGACGGCGTCGTCGTCGTCGAGCGCAGCCCGCAGCGGGCGGCGGAGCTGGCCGCCCGGCACGGCACCGCCGCGGTGGACCTGGCCGAGGCGGCCGCGCGGTCCCGGGTGCTGCTGCTGGCGGTCAAGCCGCAGGACATCGACGGCCTGCTCGCCCTGCTGGCCCCGCACGTGACCGCCGAGCACCTGGTGGTGTCGGTGGCCGCCGGCGTGCCCACCAGCCGGATCGAGGCGGCCCTGCCGGCCGGGACGCCGGTGGTGCGGGTCATGCCCAACACCCCCGCGCTGGTCGACGCCGGGATGAGCGTGATCTCGGCCGGCGCGCACGCCCGCGAGGAGCACCTGGACGAGGCCGAGGCGCTGCTGTCACCCGTGGGGCAGGTGCGCCGCGTCCCGGAGGGGCAGCAGGACGCGGTCACGGCGCTGTCGGGCAGCGGTCCGGCCTACTTCTTCTTCCTCGTCGAGGCGATGATCGACGCCGGCATCCTGCTCGGCCTGCCGCGTGCGGTGGCCGCCGACCTGATCGTGCAGACCGCCTACGGGTCCGCGGTGATGCTCCGGGAGTCCGGGGAGCACCCGGTGCAGCTGCGCGAGGCCGTCACCAGCCCCGGCGGGACGACGATCGCCGCGATCCGCGAGCTCGAGCGGCACGGCGTGCGCGCGGCGCTGATCGCGGCGATCGAGGCAGCGCACGACCGGTCGGTCGCCCTGGGACGTGCCGCGGACTGA
- a CDS encoding NAD-dependent epimerase/dehydratase family protein: MPPAVVLVTGVSRWLGGALAAELAADPSIDRVIGVDTVPPAPEVLRRLGRTEFVRADIRSPLIAKVIESASVDTVVHMNISTTPAAAGGRASMKELNVIGTMQLLAACQRAPAVRRLVLKSTSAVYGASPRDPAVFTEAMQARRVPAGGFAKDSLDIEGYVRSFARRRPDVGVAVLRFTNLIGPRIDSLLSGFLRMPVVPTALGYDARVQLLHEDDAVAVLRQATVGDFVGTVNVGASGTVLLSQAIRRLGRVALPVPQSAMGTVRKLARRARLVDGAAEWSPEQMRLLNFGRVVDTRVLREEFGYTPRYTTAEALADYADTVAPVVRPELVGDVTGAARSVVGAVAGGVSAVHAVVGGRRRPAPPVPGLRAVRDA, encoded by the coding sequence GTGCCGCCCGCGGTCGTCCTCGTCACCGGTGTGAGCCGGTGGCTGGGCGGCGCGTTGGCGGCCGAGCTCGCCGCTGACCCGTCGATCGACCGGGTCATCGGGGTGGACACCGTCCCCCCGGCCCCCGAGGTGCTCCGGCGCCTGGGGCGCACCGAGTTCGTCCGCGCCGACATCCGCAGCCCGCTGATCGCCAAGGTCATCGAGTCGGCGTCGGTGGACACCGTGGTGCACATGAACATCAGCACGACGCCGGCAGCGGCCGGCGGCAGGGCGTCGATGAAGGAGCTCAACGTCATCGGCACCATGCAGCTGCTCGCCGCGTGTCAGCGCGCCCCCGCCGTCCGCCGGCTGGTGCTCAAGTCGACCAGCGCGGTCTACGGCGCAAGCCCCCGCGACCCCGCCGTCTTCACCGAGGCCATGCAGGCTCGCCGGGTGCCGGCGGGCGGGTTCGCCAAGGACAGCCTCGACATCGAGGGCTACGTCCGCTCGTTCGCGCGCCGCCGCCCCGACGTGGGCGTCGCGGTGCTGCGCTTCACCAACCTGATCGGCCCCCGGATCGACTCGCTGCTGTCGGGGTTCCTCCGGATGCCGGTGGTGCCGACCGCGCTCGGTTACGACGCCCGGGTGCAGCTGCTGCACGAGGACGACGCCGTCGCGGTGCTCCGCCAGGCGACCGTGGGCGACTTCGTCGGCACGGTCAACGTCGGCGCGTCCGGCACGGTGCTGCTGTCCCAGGCGATCCGCCGGCTGGGCCGTGTCGCGCTGCCGGTGCCGCAGTCCGCGATGGGCACCGTCCGGAAGCTGGCCCGGCGGGCGCGGCTGGTCGACGGGGCGGCCGAGTGGTCCCCGGAGCAGATGCGGCTGCTCAACTTCGGCCGGGTGGTCGACACCCGCGTGCTCCGCGAGGAGTTCGGCTACACCCCCCGCTACACCACCGCCGAGGCCCTCGCCGACTACGCCGACACGGTGGCCCCCGTCGTCCGGCCCGAGCTCGTCGGCGACGTGACTGGAGCGGCCCGCTCGGTGGTCGGCGCGGTGGCGGGCGGGGTGAGCGCCGTGCACGCCGTGGTCGGGGGCAGGCGCCGCCCCGCACCCCCGGTGCCCGGACTGCGGGCGGTGCGCGATGCCTGA
- a CDS encoding DUF3072 domain-containing protein — protein MSEANVNTGQAGDPTAEKDPSDWVTGDEPATGAQKSYLHTLARQAGEEVPDDISKADASIKIDELQEETGRGQ, from the coding sequence ATGAGCGAAGCCAACGTGAACACCGGCCAGGCCGGCGACCCCACCGCCGAGAAGGACCCCTCGGACTGGGTGACCGGCGACGAGCCCGCCACCGGTGCGCAGAAGAGCTACCTGCACACCCTCGCCCGGCAGGCCGGCGAAGAGGTGCCCGACGACATCTCCAAGGCCGACGCCTCGATCAAGATCGACGAGCTCCAGGAAGAGACCGGAAGAGGTCAGTAG